A region of Dioscorea cayenensis subsp. rotundata cultivar TDr96_F1 chromosome 5, TDr96_F1_v2_PseudoChromosome.rev07_lg8_w22 25.fasta, whole genome shotgun sequence DNA encodes the following proteins:
- the LOC120260141 gene encoding LOW QUALITY PROTEIN: uncharacterized protein LOC120260141 (The sequence of the model RefSeq protein was modified relative to this genomic sequence to represent the inferred CDS: substituted 1 base at 1 genomic stop codon), which yields MEEDPSPMWLRISLKQWVSRQLRDLEDCHLLLLVLARRNALLVVVCMTLRIAGGLQGHVTSVAVWSTILLSVHRCSFLEHKDPLQFKILGMNQHLNLRVLWVSEQPSSSTQHKVERPKTQGRVYALTQEDAHASNAVVSGILSVYSTYACVLFDSGATHSFISFTFIRKHVLPVTTFEYDLCVATPLGVDIVLSRVCENCPIIVAGHELLACLHVMGMTDYDVILGMDFLSRFHAVVDCYTKRVLFKIPGEAEFTFQGNESVSPPCVISALQAWKLLLGGCSGFLATLVEVESEGPVLKDIQVVNEFSDVFPKDLPGLPPDREVEFTIDLILGASHISKAPYRMAPAELKELKKQLEELLEKGFIRPSVSPWGAPVLFVKKKDGSMRLCIDYRELNKVTVKNRYPLPRIDDLLINAWVAFLGHVITKDGISVDPKKIEAFVEWKRPTNVAEIRSFLGLAGYYRRFVEGFSVLAAPLTKLTRKGASFQWSDKCEQSFQELKHRLVSAPILTLPSPGKRFTIYSDACKTGLGYGGITCMGRLVRCLLDHKSLKYIFHRKESNMRAGGDGLVVRPTLSERIKAAQEVDGYLQKIRQEVERGTQVQFRIHEDGSVRFGDRICVPNNSELKKEIMEEAHYTSYSVHPGSTKMYKDLKDIFWWNNMKRDVAQFRPAGLLHPLPIPEWKWENIAMDFVSGFPRTSKGFDSVWVVVDRLTKSAHFLAVRTGMTLEKLAELYIDQVVRLHGVPVTIVSDRDTRFVAHFWRSLHKALGTKLTFSTAFHPQTDGQSERTIQILEDMLRACMLDFGPSWDRHLPLIEFSYNNSYXSSIQMTPYEALYGRRCRSPICWDDVGERKLLGSEIVQLTVEKVRLIRDRLRIAQSRQKSYADNRRRSLEFQVGDHVFLRVAPTKGVIRFGVRGKLSPRFIGPFEILERIGEVAYRLALPPSLSRVHDVFHVSMLKKFIPNPDHVIQFYDFELSNDLTYEERRIKIVDFKEQTLRRRVISYVKVQWSNHSEREATWELESEIKERYPYLYDTSGKSLED from the exons ATGGAGGAAGATCCAAGTCCGATGTGGTTGCGAATAAGTCTCAAACAGTGGGTGAGCCGCCAGCTCAGAGATCTCGAGGATTGCCACCTGCTTCTTCTCGTTCTGGCCAGAAGAAATGCTCTACTTGTGGTGGTGTGCATGACTCTAAGGATTGCAGGCGGGTTACAAGGGCATGTTACAAGTGTGGCAGTCTGGAGCACCATATTGCTGAGTGTCCACAGATGCAGTTTTCTGGAGCACAAAGATCCTCTACAGTTCAAAATTCTAGGCATGAACCAACACCTAAACCTCAGGGTTCTGTGGGTCAGTGAGCAACCCTCATCCTCCACTCAGCATAAAGTTGAAAGGCCGAAGACACAAGGACGAGTTTATGCATTGACTCAAGAGGATGCTCATGCCTCAAATGCAGTAGTGTCAGGTATACTATCAGTTTATTCCACATATGCCTGTGTCTTATTTGATTCTGGAGCTACACATTCGTTTATCTCGTTTACTTTTATTCGGAAGCATGTTTTGCCTGTTACTACTTTTGAGTATGATTTGTGTGTTGCCACCCCATTGGGAGTTGATATTGTTCTTAGTAGAGTATGTGAGAACTGTCCCATTATTGTTGCCGGTCATGAGTTGCTAGCTTGTCTTCATGTTATGGGTATGACTGACTATGATGTCATTTTGGGAATGGATTTTCTGTCTAGATTTCATGCTGTAGTTGATTGTTATACAAAAAGGGTATTATTTAAAATCCCTGGTGAAGCTGAGTTCACCTTTCAGGGAAATGAGTCTGTATCACCGCCTTGTGTGATTTCCGCTTTACAAGCTTGGAAATTACTCTTGGGTGGGTGCTCGGGGTTTCTTGCAACATTGGTGGAAGTTGAATCAGAAGGGCCAGTGTTAAAGGATATTCAGGTGGTCAATGAATTTTCTGATGTTTTCCCTAAAGATCTTCCTGGTTTGCCACCAGATAGAGAAGTTGAATTTACTATTGATTTGATTCTGGGAGCGAGCCACATATCTAAGGCTCCTTACAGGATGGCACCTGCAGAACTTAAGGAGTTAAAGAAGCAACTTGAGGAACTGCTTGAGAAGGGATTTATTCGCCCAAGTGTTTCTCCGTGGGGCGCTCCAGTTTTGTtcgtgaagaagaaggatggcagTATGCGATTATGCATTGACTACCGAGAGTTGAACAAGGTAACAGTAAAGAATCGATATCCATTGCCTCGGATCGATGACCTTTTGATCAATGCGTG GGTAGCTTTCCTTGGTCATGTGATAACTAAGGATGGGATTTCTGTTGATCCCAAGAAGATAGAAGCTTTTGTTGAGTGGAAGAGACCTACTAATGTGGCAGAGATTCGCAGTTTCCTGGGGCTAGCCGGTTATTATAGACGATTTGTGGAAGGGTTTTCAGTGTTGGCGGCACCATTGACCAAACTCACTAGGAAAGGAGCAAGTTTTCAGTGGTCAGATAAGTGTGAACAAAGTTTCCAAGAGTTGAAACACCGGTTGGTGTCTGCACCTATTCTCACACTTCCATCTCCTGGTAAAAGGTTTACCATTTATAGCGATGCTTGTAAAACTGGTCTTGG ATATGGAGGCATTACCTGTATGGGGAGACTTGTGAGGTGTTTACTGGATCACAAGAGCCTTAAATACATTTTTCACCGTAAGGAGTCGAATATGAGAGCAGGAGGAGATG GTTTAGTGGTGAGACCTACTCTATCTGAGAGGATTAAAGCAGCACAAGAAGTGGATGGTTATCTGCAGAAGATTCGGCAAGAAGTGGAAAGGGGCACCCAAGTTCAGTTTAGAATTCATGAAGATGGCTCAGTAAGATTCGGTGATCGGATTTGTGTTCCAAATAATTCAGAATTGAAAAAGGAAATCATGGAGGAAGCTCATTATACCAGCTACTCAGTGCATCCTGGAAGCACCAAAATGTACAAGGATTTGAAGGATATCTTTTGGTGGAACAACATGAAGAGAGATGTCGCACAGTTC AGGCCAGCGGGACTTCTGCACCCTCTTCCCATTCCTGAGTGGAAGTGGGAGAACATTGCTATGGATTTTGTGTCTGGGTTTCCTCGAACCAGTAAAGGCTTCGACAGTGTGTGGGTGGTGGTGGACAGGCTGACCAAGTCTGCTCACTTCTTGGCTGTCAGGACTGGCATGACTTTAGAGAAGTTAGCTGAGTTGTACATTGATCAGGTGGTGAGACTTCATGGTGTTCCTGTTACTATTGTGTCTGATCGGGATACGCGGTTCGTGGCACACTTCTGGAGGAGTCTACATAAGGCCTTAGGAACCAAATTGACGTTCAGCACAGCTTTTCATCCGCAAACTGATGGGCAGTCTGAGAGAACAATTCAGATTCTGGAGGATATGCTTCgggcttgtatgcttgattttggGCCTTCTTGGGATCGACATTTGCCATTGATagagttttcttataataacagTTATTAGTCAAGTATTCAAATGACTCCTTATGAGGCACTGTATGGCAGGAGATGTAGGTCACCAATTTGTTGGGATGATGTAGGAGAACGTAAATTGTTAGGGTCAGAGATTGTGCAGTTGACAGTGGAGAAAGTTCGTCTTATCAGAGATCGTCTGCGAATAGCTCAGAGCAGGCAGAAAAGTTATGCAGATAATAGGAGAAGAAGCTTGGAGTTCCAGGTGGGTGATCATGTGTTCCTAAGAGTAGCTCCCACTAAAGGAGTTATTCGTTTTGGTGTGAGAGGGAAGCTCAGCCCTCGGTTTATTGGTCCGTTTGAGATCTTAGAACGCATTGGTGAGGTGGCATATCGACTTGCATTACCACCTTCATTGTCTCGGGTACATGATGTGTTCCATGTTTCTATGCTGAAGAAGTTCATTCCGAATCCTGACCATGTGATACAGTTTTATGACTTTGAGCTTAGCAATGATTTGACGTATGAGGAGCGACGTATAAAGATTGTGGATTTTAAGGAGCAAACATTGAGAAGGCGGGTCATTTCTTATGTCAAGGTTCAATGGAGCAATCATTCAGAGCGTGAAGCAACTTGGGAGTTAGAGTCTGAGATAAAAGAGAGATATCCGTATCTTTATGATACTTCAGGtaagagtttagaggactaa
- the LOC120260140 gene encoding ABC transporter G family member 4-like yields the protein TSKNLHTNSTLHLLYQTISFFSTPPPPLTPRPPPSSILHNISFTAYPSQLLAIVGPSGAGKSTLLDILSARTSPTSGHLLLNSTPLRPSLFRRISSHVPQHDLFLPLLTVSETFTFTASLLLPSSSSPSSISSTVSSLLSSLHLSHLSHSLLSSSLSGGERRRISIGLSLLSDPSILLLDEPTSGLDSSTAFSLLLTLRSLSLSRHRTIILSIHQPSSKLLSTIDSILLLSNGSLLHHGDLHSLSSLLLSSGFPLPSQLNPLEYAMELLSHLHSSSSSSPPDPPLTNIPSHNHNRHLCMSVTYTSSRPHEILTLYSRSWKLIYRTRQLLLTNTIEALGVGFLLGTIYINMGYTKQGIDKRLGLFAFTLTFLLSSTTETLPIFVGERPILLREASSGLYRLSSHLFATTMVFIPYLLCISLLYSASVYFLVGLCFTWEAFSCFVLIVWVVVLTANSFVLFVSSLAPDYIAGTSLVMVSLAGFFLFSGYFISMGSMPSYWLFAHYLSPYKYALDALLENEYGCAAARCFEREDGVSTCMVTGADVLARRGLKEGQRWVCIEVLFGFFFVYRLLYWLVLSRRASMCKK from the coding sequence ACCTCCAAAAACCTACACACTAACAGCACACTCCATCTCCTATACCAAACAATCAGCTTCTTCTCCACTCCACCTCCTCCACTCACTCCACGTCCACCACCTTCCTCCATTCTCCACAACATCTCCTTCACTGCCTACCCTTCCCAACTCCTTGCCATCGTCGGCCCAAGCGGCGCCGGCAAGTCTACTCTCCTTGACATCCTCTCCGCCCGCACCTCCCCCACCTCCGGCCATCTCCTCCTCAACTCCACCCCACTCCGTCCTTCCCTCTTCCGTCGCATCTCCTCCCACGTCCCTCAACACGACCTCTTCCTCCCTCTCCTCACTGTCTCCGAGACCTTCACTTTCACTGCTTCTCTTCTcctcccctcctcctcctctccttcCTCCATCTCCTCCACCGTCTCCTCCCTCCTCTCCTCTCTCCACCTCTCCCATCTCTCCCACTCCCTTCTCTCCTCCTCTCTCTCCGGCGGTGAACGCCGCCGCATCTCCATCGGCCTCAGCCTTCTCTCCGACCCTTCCATTCTCCTCCTCGATGAACCTACCTCCGGTCTCGACAGCTCCACCGCCTTCTCTCTTCTCCTCACTCTCcgctccctctccctctcccgcCACCGCACCATCATCCTCTCCATCCACCAACCCAGCTCCAAACTCCTCTCCACCATCGACTCCATTCTCCTCCTCTCCAACGGCTCTCTCCTCCACCATGGCGACCTCCATTCCCTCTCCTCCCTCCTCCTTTCTTCCGGCTTCCCTCTCCCCTCCCAACTCAACCCTTTAGAGTACGCCATGGAACTCCTCTCTCATCtccactcttcttcttcttcttctccccctGATCCTCCATTAACTAATATACCTTCTCATAATCACAACCGCCACCTTTGCATGTCCGTCACCTACACCAGCTCTCGTCCCCACGAGATCCTCACACTCTATTCTCGTTCTTGGAAACTCATCTACCGAACTCGCCAGCTTCTCCTCACCAACACCATCGAAGCACTTGGCGTCGGCTTCCTTCTCGGCACTATTTACATTAACATGGGCTACACCAAACAAGGCATTGACAAACGTCTGGGTCTCTTCGCTTTCACTCTAACTTTTCTCCTCTCTTCCACCACTGAAACTCTCCCTATCTTCGTCGGTGAGAGGCCCATTCTCCTCCGTGAGGCTTCTTCCGGTCTCTACCGTCTCTCTTCTCATCTCTTTGCTACTACAATGGTCTTCATCCCTTACCTTCTctgcatttcattgttgtaCTCCGCCTCTGTTTACTTTTTAGTTGGTCTTTGCTTCACTTGGGAGGCATTCTCATGCTTTGTGCTTATAGTTTGGGTGGTAGTGCTCACAGCCAACTCCTTCGTTCTCTTCGTTAGTTCTCTAGCGCCGGATTACATCGCCGGAACGTCACTGGTGATGGTGTCATTGGCCggattctttcttttctccgGCTACTTCATCTCAATGGGAAGCATGCCTTCGTACTGGTTGTTCGCACATTACTTGTCACCGTATAAGTATGCGCTTGATGCGCTGCTGGAGAATGAGTATGGGTGTGCGGCGGCAAGGTGCTTTGAGAGAGAGGATGGAGTGTCGACGTGCATGGTGACCGGCGCCGACGTGCTGGCTCGCCGGGGGTTAAAGGAGGGACAGAGGTGGGTGTGCATTGAGGTCTTGTTTGGGTTTTTCTTCGTCTATCGTTTGCTCTATTGGCTTGTGCTTTCTCGGCGGGCCTCCATGTgtaagaaataa
- the LOC120262139 gene encoding probable membrane-associated kinase regulator 2, with protein sequence MPFSSASLSHSQKEVIKGTAAAAATTTATARERATASTEKKKQALPLYYPNSPPQTSYQKRSSSPLALPTMDSFSLLSYWRAALSSHPTNNPDLIATEDDDDDDDDDASFFDLEFSQAVADADAEVDDEASDDENAFGLDLASDASSPPHDLFLKPSSTIVFETDSKPSQFPASLLKSATKLRVLMLAFKKAKGSTAAASAPSSPKLGKYFIKFKVEEVPIVSFFTRDSSAKTKPEVTTTADSDEKKLSKDVVLKYLNKIKPLYMRVSRRYLEKLIGERSSSENPQAPLTNVEKDSTGVIPTGLRVVRKKLKKSRSASSATAPPSPPRRRDDSLIEQQDGIQNAIAHCKLSFNKESQSSRSQGSESPLIRSLSDPGEC encoded by the exons ATGCCCTTTTCATCGGCGTCTCTGTCTCACTCCCAGAAAGAAGTAATAAAAGgcactgctgctgctgctgcgaCTACGACTGCGACTGCGAGAGAGAGAGCGACTGCTTCCActgagaaaaagaaacaagccCTTCCACTCTACTACCCCAACTCCCCTCCCCAAACATCGTACCAAAAGCGCTCCTCAAGCCCACTGGCTCTCCCCACCATGGACTCCTTCAGCCTCCTCTCCTACTGGCGCGCTGCCCTCTCTTCCCACCCCACCAACAACCCCGACCTTATCGCTACTGAAGACGACGATgacgacgatgatgatgatgcctcTTTCTTCGATCTTGAGTTCTCTCAAGCCGTtgctgatgctgatgctgaAGTCGACGACGAGGCCTCTGACGATGAGAATGCGTTCGGCCTCGATCTTGCCTCCGATGCCTCCTCCCCACCCCACGACCTTTTCCTCAAACCCTCGTCCACCATCGTCTTCGAGACTGACTCCAAGCCCAGCCAGTTCCCCGCTTCTCTCCTCAAATCCGCCACTAAACTCCGCGTCCTTATGCTCGCTTTCAAGAAGGCGAAAGGCTCCACCGCTGCCGCGTCGGCCCCGTCGTCACCTAAGCTCGGTAAGTATTTTATCAAGTTCAAGGTCGAGGAGGTGCCCATAGTGTCCTTCTTCACTCGTGACAGTAGCGCCAAGACCAAACCAGAGGTCACCACCACGGCGGACAGCGACGAGAAGAAGCTCTCCAAGGACGTCGTCCTCAAGTACCTCAACAAGATCAAACCTTTGTACATGAGAGTATCTAGGCGATACCTCGAGAAGCTCATCGGAGAACGCAGCTCATCAGAGAACCCACAAGCGCCACTCACCAACGTCGAAAAGGACAGCACCGGTGTCATCCCTACAGGCCTAAGAGTGGTCCGCAAGAAGCTCAAAAAGAGCAGATCAGCATCATCAGCgacagcaccaccatcacctccTCGCCGGCGAGACGACTCACTGATCGAGCAACAAGATGGGATCCAGAACGCCATCGCGCACTGCAAGCTCTCCTTCAACAAAGAGTCTCAATCATCCCGCTCACAag GGTCCGAGTCACCGCTGATCCGGTCACTGAGCGACCCAGGCGAGTGTTAG
- the LOC120262140 gene encoding RING-H2 finger protein ATL67-like gives MSSSFSSPGATTPSSHLSQTLSPLSHTYTAAIAVSVLLVLSALLLVSYLCYRSASRQPIPNPNPNSNSNSNPSNGVTLPRIIFVTEDDDGDGNGGQHSPVPGLDPAAINSYPKFPFSAEKGGDVVCSICLCEYRDGEMLRMMPDCRHYFHLMCIDAWLRLNASCPVCRTSPMPTPLSTPLSELVPLSQFPAGRRRS, from the coding sequence AtgtcctcctccttctcctcccccGGCGCCACCACCCCTTCCTCCCATCTCTCTCAAACCCTTTCCCCTCTCTCCCATACCTACACCGCCGCCATTGCCGTCTCCGTCCTTCTCGTTCTCTCCGCCCTCCTTCTCGTCTCCTACCTCTGCTACCGCTCCGCTTCCCGCCAACCCATCcccaaccctaaccctaactctaACTCTAACTCTAATCCTTCTAATGGTGTTACGCTTCCTCGTATCATCTTCGTCACGGAGGACGACGATGGCGATGGCAACGGCGGCCAACATAGCCCTGTACCGGGGCTTGACCCGGCGGCGATCAATTCGTACCCTAAGTTTCCTTTCTCGGCTGAGAAGGGTGGGGATGTAGTTTGCTCGATTTGCTTGTGTGAGTATCGTGATGGTGAGATGCTAAGGATGATGCCTGATTGCCGGCACTACTTCCATTTGATGTGTATTGACGCTTGGCTTCGGCTCAATGCCTCGTGTCCGGTTTGTAGGACTTCTCCCATGCCGACGCCTTTGTCCACGCCACTGTCGGAGCTCGTCCCACTCTCTCAGTTCCCGGCCGGCCGGCGGAGGAGCTGA
- the LOC120262231 gene encoding reticulon-like protein B2, producing MAEHSEESKVDQLVEKIKGELHGDSSSSDSDHEKSESSSSAIKAKIYHLFGREQPVHRVFGGGKAADVFLWRDKKATSMVLGGATAIWVLFELMEYHLLTLVCHGVILTLAILFLYSNASTFINKSPPRIPEVSISEDMAVKIARSLRYEINMALAVLREIALGRDLKKFLGAIAGLWLVSVFGGCCNFLTLFYIVFVLMHTLPFLYEKYEDKVDAFAEKAMIEIKKQYAVFDAKVLSKIPRGPLKDKKH from the exons ATGGCGGAGCATTCGGAGGAATCGAAGGTGGATCAGTTGGTGGAGAAGATCAAGGGGGAGCTGCATGGTGACTCTTCTTCATCGGATTCGGACCACGAGAAGTCTGAGTCGTCTTCGTCGGCTATCAAAGCCAAGATCTATCATTTGTTTGGCCGCGAGCAGCCCGTGCACAGAGTCTTTGGCGGTGGAAAAG CTGCTGATGTCTTCTTATGGAGGGACAAGAAGGCGACTTCCATGGTTCTTGGTGGGGCCACGGCGATCTGGGTCTTGTTTGAGCTGATGGAATACCATCTTCTGACTCTTGTATGCCATGGCGTTATTCTCACCCTGGCCATCCTCTTCCTCTACTCCAATGCCTCCACGTTCATCAACAA GTCTCCTCCACGCATTCCAGAGGTTAGCATCTCTGAAGACATGGCTGTGAAGATTGCGCGTTCTCTGAGGTATGAGATCAACATGGCCCTTGCTGTTCTAAGGGAGATTGCTTTGGGACGGGATCTCAAAAAGTTCCTTGGT GCGATTGCTGGCCTGTGGCTGGTTTCAGTCTTTGGCGGTTGCTGCAACTTCCTGACCTTGTTTTATATTG tgtttgttttgatgcaCACATTGCCTTTTctctatgaaaaatatgaggacAAGGTTGATGCATTTGCTGAGAAGGCCATGATCGAGATTAAGAAACAATATGCTGTCTTTGATGCCAAGGTTCTAAGTAAAATCCCAAGGGGCCCTTTGAAAGATAAGAAGCATTAG